Proteins encoded in a region of the Spiribacter sp. 1M189 genome:
- the pstC gene encoding phosphate ABC transporter permease subunit PstC has product MTTLLLLAALAPLGYLAFRLGRGKALQTMAAGISMHSRPQQYGWYSVVWMGLPALGVAIAAALLSVFGVIAPSRELVLIVSLVVALLGLAHGLRAIRPDVRARNILDNTIRWLLLSAALISIITTVSIVLSILFEAMRFFREVSVWEFITGTVWAPGDTFLEAAGRGDEVGEGTSFFGSVPLFAGTFMVTAIAMATALPIGLLSAIFMSEYATRAQRGIAKPVLEILAGIPTVVYGFFAAITVTPIIVDIAAFFGLDASYSNILSPGIVMGIMIIPFISSLSDDVINSIPQSLREGAYALGTTHSETIKKVILPAALPGVISAFLLGVSRALGETMIVVMAAGVRPNLTWNPLEDMTTVTVNIVYSLTGDLAFDSPQTLSAFALGLVLFIVTLMLNLVSTYLVRRFKQNYD; this is encoded by the coding sequence TTGACAACACTGTTGCTCCTGGCAGCGCTGGCACCGCTGGGTTACCTCGCGTTCCGGCTGGGCCGGGGCAAGGCGCTCCAGACCATGGCGGCCGGCATCAGCATGCATTCGCGCCCGCAGCAGTATGGCTGGTATTCCGTCGTATGGATGGGCCTGCCGGCCCTGGGCGTCGCCATCGCGGCGGCGTTGCTGAGTGTTTTCGGCGTGATCGCGCCCTCCAGGGAGCTCGTGCTGATCGTCTCTCTGGTGGTGGCCCTCCTTGGGCTGGCGCACGGCCTGCGCGCCATTCGCCCTGACGTCCGCGCCCGCAATATTCTGGACAACACGATCCGCTGGCTGCTGCTGAGCGCCGCGCTGATCTCGATCATCACCACCGTATCGATTGTGCTCTCCATCCTGTTCGAAGCCATGCGCTTCTTCCGGGAGGTGAGCGTCTGGGAGTTCATCACGGGAACGGTCTGGGCGCCCGGTGACACCTTCCTCGAGGCCGCCGGGCGCGGCGACGAGGTCGGTGAAGGCACTTCGTTCTTCGGCTCCGTGCCGCTGTTCGCCGGCACCTTCATGGTCACCGCCATTGCCATGGCGACGGCGCTGCCCATCGGCCTGCTCTCGGCCATCTTCATGTCGGAGTACGCGACCCGCGCCCAGCGGGGCATCGCCAAGCCGGTCCTGGAGATCCTCGCGGGTATCCCGACCGTGGTCTACGGATTCTTCGCGGCGATCACCGTCACGCCCATCATCGTCGATATTGCGGCCTTCTTCGGGCTCGACGCCTCCTACAGCAATATCCTCTCGCCCGGCATCGTGATGGGCATCATGATCATCCCGTTCATCTCGTCGCTGTCCGACGATGTGATCAACAGCATTCCGCAGAGTCTTCGCGAGGGTGCCTACGCGCTGGGCACTACACATTCGGAAACGATCAAGAAGGTCATCCTGCCGGCGGCGCTGCCGGGGGTGATCTCGGCGTTCCTGCTCGGCGTGTCGCGGGCGCTGGGCGAGACCATGATCGTGGTCATGGCGGCGGGTGTGCGCCCCAACCTGACCTGGAACCCGCTCGAGGACATGACCACCGTCACCGTGAATATCGTTTACTCGCTCACGGGAGACCTGGCCTTCGACAGCCCGCAGACCCTGTCGGCATTCGCGCTGGGCCTGGTGCTCTTCATCGTTACGCTCATGCTGAATCTGGTGTCCACCTATCTGGTGCGCCGATTCAAGCAGAACTATGACTAG
- a CDS encoding substrate-binding domain-containing protein: protein MQTWKTTALAVAAAVGMTSVAVAQEREQIRIVGSSTVYPFASYVVEEFGATTNFTTPVIESTGSGGGMRLFCDGVGVGTPDITNASRRMKPSEFDRCMENGVTEITEALIGSDGIVLAQSADNEPLALTREQILMAVAAQVPQDGEMVDNPYTNWNQIDASLPDREIEILGPPTTSGTRDAFEELVMEETAEGAGFPEEYTDIRTDGVYVDSGENDNLIVQRIRENKDAIGVFGYSFLVENSDTLDAATVDGVEPTTETISEEEYPVARSLWFYIKDAHEGVIPGIEEYVSLFMDPIMIGPDGLLIEEGLIPLPAAQSAEWRERVEDRVDLTRSDLEG, encoded by the coding sequence ATGCAGACTTGGAAGACCACTGCCCTTGCCGTTGCCGCGGCTGTCGGCATGACATCCGTTGCCGTCGCCCAGGAGCGCGAGCAGATCCGCATCGTCGGCTCCAGCACGGTCTATCCGTTCGCCAGCTATGTGGTCGAGGAGTTCGGTGCCACCACCAACTTCACGACGCCGGTCATCGAATCCACCGGTTCGGGCGGCGGCATGCGCCTGTTCTGCGATGGTGTCGGTGTTGGCACCCCGGACATCACCAACGCCTCGCGCCGCATGAAGCCCAGCGAGTTCGACCGCTGCATGGAGAACGGCGTCACCGAGATCACCGAGGCGCTGATCGGCTCCGATGGCATCGTGCTGGCCCAGAGTGCCGACAATGAGCCGCTGGCCCTGACCCGCGAGCAGATCCTGATGGCCGTCGCCGCCCAGGTGCCGCAGGACGGCGAGATGGTCGACAACCCGTACACCAACTGGAATCAGATCGACGCCAGCCTGCCGGATCGCGAGATCGAGATCCTCGGCCCGCCGACCACCTCAGGTACGCGTGATGCCTTCGAAGAGCTGGTCATGGAAGAGACCGCTGAAGGGGCCGGCTTCCCCGAGGAGTACACCGACATCCGCACCGATGGTGTCTATGTCGACTCCGGTGAGAACGACAACCTGATCGTCCAGCGGATCCGCGAGAACAAGGACGCGATTGGCGTGTTTGGCTACAGCTTCCTCGTCGAGAACAGCGACACGCTGGATGCCGCGACGGTCGACGGCGTAGAGCCCACCACCGAGACCATCTCGGAGGAAGAGTACCCGGTCGCCCGCAGCCTCTGGTTCTACATCAAGGACGCCCACGAGGGTGTGATCCCGGGTATCGAGGAGTATGTCAGCCTGTTCATGGATCCGATCATGATCGGCCCGGACGGCCTGCTCATCGAAGAGGGCCTGATCCCGCTGCCGGCAGCACAGTCCGCCGAGTGGCGTGAGCGGGTCGAGGATCGCGTTGACCTGACGCGCAGTGACCTCGAGGGATAA
- the pstB gene encoding phosphate ABC transporter ATP-binding protein PstB, which translates to METEVKNTTSAGTATMAQNVETPPSERPTATPEVKMSASDLNLWYGESQALHGINLDMYAREVTALIGPSGCGKSTFLRCLNRMNDLIPQVRIKGNVSLEGEDIYDPSVDVVQLRTFVGMVFQKPNPFPKSIYENIAYAPRLHGTGTSRSELDDLVESSLKRAGLWNEVADRLDTPGTELSGGQQQRLCIARAIAVNPEVILMDEPASALDPLATATVEELIHELKDNYTIVIVTHNLQQAARVAGYTAFFHMGEIVEVNDTDTLFTNPKEQRTEDYITGRFG; encoded by the coding sequence ATGGAAACTGAAGTGAAGAACACGACATCGGCAGGGACTGCGACCATGGCGCAGAACGTGGAGACACCACCGAGTGAGCGGCCGACGGCCACGCCGGAGGTCAAGATGAGTGCCAGCGACCTCAACCTCTGGTACGGGGAGAGCCAGGCGCTACACGGCATCAACCTCGACATGTATGCCCGCGAGGTGACGGCGCTGATCGGGCCCTCGGGCTGCGGCAAGTCGACGTTCCTGCGCTGCCTCAACCGTATGAACGACCTCATCCCGCAGGTTCGCATCAAGGGCAACGTGTCGTTGGAAGGCGAGGATATCTACGACCCCAGTGTCGACGTGGTGCAGCTGCGCACCTTCGTGGGCATGGTCTTTCAGAAACCCAATCCCTTCCCCAAGAGCATTTACGAGAACATCGCCTATGCCCCGCGGCTGCACGGCACCGGCACGTCCCGCTCCGAGCTGGATGATCTGGTGGAGTCCTCGCTCAAGCGGGCCGGCCTTTGGAACGAGGTGGCCGACCGGCTGGACACCCCGGGGACGGAACTCTCGGGTGGTCAGCAGCAGCGCCTGTGCATCGCCCGGGCCATCGCGGTGAATCCGGAAGTGATTCTGATGGACGAACCGGCCTCGGCACTGGATCCTCTGGCAACGGCGACGGTTGAGGAGCTCATCCACGAGCTCAAGGATAATTACACCATCGTCATCGTGACCCATAACCTGCAGCAGGCCGCACGTGTGGCCGGCTATACCGCGTTCTTCCACATGGGCGAGATCGTGGAGGTCAACGACACCGACACGCTGTTCACGAACCCCAAGGAACAGCGTACCGAGGACTACATCACCGGCCGGTTCGGCTGA
- a CDS encoding PHP domain-containing protein gives MATSDPPMPTSAIDLHMHSTASDGRLAPAAVVERAAARGVELMALTDHDTLEGIAEAQAAARRQCIRCLAGIELSARWARGVVHIVGLDIDPSHPALAAGVAAQQAERRRRAARIGERLERAGMDGIAARATELVGEGVPGRAHFARALVADGVVRDMQSAFDRYLQRGRPGYAAVQWAAIEQVVDWIHAAGGVAVFAHPLRYRLSRGALRAAIQAFVAAGGTAIEVSNGGGGRDDLIAAAALARRFGLNASMGSDFHDPDFRWIEIGRLAPIPGDLTPVWTSMEAMV, from the coding sequence ATGGCCACAAGCGACCCACCGATGCCCACAAGCGCCATCGATCTGCATATGCACAGCACCGCCTCCGACGGGCGTCTGGCGCCCGCCGCGGTGGTGGAGCGGGCCGCGGCCCGGGGGGTTGAGCTGATGGCGCTCACCGATCATGACACCCTCGAGGGCATCGCCGAGGCCCAGGCGGCCGCTCGGCGGCAGTGCATTCGCTGCCTTGCCGGGATCGAGTTGTCGGCCCGCTGGGCCCGGGGTGTCGTGCATATTGTTGGACTCGACATCGATCCATCCCATCCGGCCCTGGCCGCCGGCGTGGCGGCCCAGCAGGCGGAGCGGCGCCGCCGTGCCGCGCGGATCGGCGAGCGACTGGAACGCGCTGGCATGGACGGTATCGCCGCCAGGGCGACAGAACTGGTGGGCGAGGGGGTGCCCGGCCGGGCGCATTTTGCCCGCGCGCTGGTTGCCGACGGCGTGGTCCGCGACATGCAGAGTGCCTTTGATCGCTACCTGCAGCGTGGCCGGCCCGGCTATGCGGCGGTCCAGTGGGCGGCCATCGAGCAGGTGGTGGACTGGATCCATGCCGCCGGCGGGGTCGCCGTGTTCGCCCACCCGCTGCGCTATCGACTCTCGCGTGGCGCGCTGCGGGCGGCCATCCAGGCCTTCGTGGCGGCGGGAGGCACCGCCATTGAGGTCTCCAATGGCGGCGGCGGGCGTGATGATCTCATCGCCGCCGCGGCGCTGGCGCGGCGGTTCGGTCTGAATGCCTCCATGGGCTCGGACTTTCATGACCCGGATTTCCGCTGGATCGAGATCGGCCGCCTGGCCCCGATTCCCGGCGATCTCACGCCGGTGTGGACGTCAATGGAGGCAATGGTATGA
- a CDS encoding acetylornithine transaminase, producing the protein MSAALMPTYARLPVAFRRGCGAWLEDTDGRQYLDALSGIAVCGLGHAHPAVAEAVAGQAHTLIHTSNLYEVPHQSELGERLCTLAGLEQVFFANSGAEANEAAIKLARLYGHAQGIEAPEIIVAENAFHGRTLGALTATGNRKAQTGFGPLPEGFVRVPYNDPHAVAAAASERTVAVFVEPIQGEGGIVIPDAGYLAALRQVCDQHGWLLMLDEVQSGVARTGRWFAHQHAGIKPDVVTLAKALANGVPIGACIAGGPAAGVLGPGSHGTTFGGNPLASRAALAVLDVIEADHLAARAEALGRRILEGFREALADHPGIHDIRGRGLMIGIELTGPCAHLVREALDAGILINVTAGSVVRLLPPLILTDDEADRLVNTLTPLIANAARQLAGSTADRA; encoded by the coding sequence ATGTCAGCGGCCCTGATGCCCACCTACGCCCGCCTGCCTGTCGCCTTCAGGCGGGGATGCGGTGCATGGCTGGAAGACACCGACGGGCGCCAATACCTTGATGCCCTGTCGGGGATCGCGGTCTGTGGGCTTGGCCATGCGCATCCGGCGGTCGCCGAGGCGGTGGCCGGCCAGGCGCATACGCTGATCCACACCTCCAACCTCTACGAAGTGCCGCATCAGAGCGAGCTCGGCGAGCGGCTCTGCACCCTAGCCGGACTCGAGCAGGTCTTTTTCGCCAACAGCGGCGCGGAGGCCAACGAAGCCGCGATCAAGCTGGCGAGGCTGTACGGCCACGCGCAGGGTATCGAGGCCCCGGAAATCATCGTCGCCGAGAATGCTTTTCACGGCCGCACACTGGGGGCACTCACGGCCACCGGCAATCGCAAGGCACAGACCGGCTTCGGTCCGCTGCCCGAAGGATTTGTCCGCGTGCCCTACAACGACCCGCACGCCGTTGCGGCGGCGGCCAGCGAGAGAACCGTCGCCGTGTTCGTCGAGCCGATCCAGGGCGAGGGCGGCATCGTCATCCCGGATGCCGGTTATCTCGCGGCGCTGCGGCAGGTGTGCGACCAGCATGGCTGGCTGCTCATGCTCGACGAGGTGCAGTCGGGGGTGGCCCGCACCGGGCGCTGGTTCGCTCACCAGCATGCGGGCATCAAGCCCGATGTGGTCACGCTGGCCAAGGCGCTCGCCAACGGGGTGCCCATTGGTGCCTGCATTGCCGGCGGACCGGCCGCCGGCGTCCTCGGACCGGGCAGTCACGGCACCACTTTCGGTGGAAATCCGCTGGCGAGCCGTGCCGCACTGGCGGTGCTCGACGTCATTGAGGCCGATCATCTGGCGGCGCGGGCCGAGGCACTTGGCCGGCGGATACTGGAAGGATTTCGCGAGGCGCTGGCGGATCACCCCGGGATCCACGACATCCGCGGTCGTGGCCTGATGATCGGCATCGAGCTCACCGGGCCCTGCGCTCATCTGGTCCGGGAGGCACTGGATGCCGGCATCCTCATCAATGTCACGGCCGGCAGCGTGGTGCGACTCCTACCGCCGCTGATCCTCACGGATGACGAGGCCGACCGGCTGGTCAACACCCTTACCCCACTGATCGCGAATGCGGCCCGGCAGCTTGCCGGATCGACCGCCGATCGTGCCTGA
- a CDS encoding serine/threonine protein kinase, with protein sequence MNEIAAGDDTPGEHPFATLQPALLLDMLESADVRADGRLLALNSYENRVYQLGVEDDVPLILKAYRPGRWSDAGILEEHAFADELASLDIPVVPPLARNGRTLHHAGGFRFALYPRRGGHAPELDKADTREWLGRLLGRMHAVGETATFRHRPTIDAAIMGRGNRDWLLDSGWIPPAVEAGYRLVTDELLAAVEAAFREASGGAFIRLHGDLHPGNILWTDQGPHLVDLDDCRTGPAVQDIWMLLSGGREERTVQLADLMAGYEQFRDFDPRELHLVEALRTLRLISYAAWLASRWDDPAFPATFTWFGTERYWEDHVLTLREQVAAMQEPPLPV encoded by the coding sequence ATGAATGAGATCGCTGCCGGCGACGACACCCCCGGCGAACACCCCTTCGCGACCCTGCAGCCGGCCCTGCTGCTCGACATGCTGGAATCGGCGGATGTTCGGGCCGATGGCCGCCTTCTCGCCCTCAATAGCTATGAGAACCGCGTCTATCAACTCGGCGTTGAGGACGACGTGCCGCTTATCCTCAAGGCCTACCGGCCCGGCCGCTGGAGCGACGCCGGTATCCTCGAGGAGCATGCCTTCGCCGACGAACTCGCGAGCCTCGATATCCCGGTGGTGCCGCCGCTCGCGCGCAATGGCCGGACGCTGCACCATGCCGGTGGTTTTCGGTTCGCGCTCTATCCCCGTCGCGGCGGCCACGCCCCTGAGCTGGACAAGGCCGATACCCGTGAGTGGCTGGGGCGGCTTCTCGGCCGGATGCATGCCGTGGGCGAGACGGCGACGTTCCGGCACCGGCCGACCATCGATGCGGCGATCATGGGCCGGGGCAACCGCGATTGGCTGCTTGATTCGGGGTGGATTCCGCCGGCCGTGGAAGCGGGCTACCGACTGGTGACCGACGAGCTGCTGGCCGCCGTCGAAGCGGCTTTCCGCGAGGCCAGCGGCGGCGCCTTCATCCGACTGCACGGCGATCTGCATCCGGGCAATATCCTCTGGACCGACCAGGGCCCGCACCTCGTGGACCTGGATGACTGCCGCACCGGGCCAGCGGTGCAGGATATCTGGATGCTGCTCAGTGGCGGGCGAGAGGAGCGCACGGTGCAGCTCGCCGATCTGATGGCCGGCTACGAGCAGTTCCGCGACTTCGACCCGCGGGAGCTTCATCTGGTGGAGGCACTGCGGACCCTGCGCCTCATCAGCTACGCGGCCTGGCTGGCAAGCCGCTGGGATGATCCGGCCTTTCCCGCCACCTTCACCTGGTTCGGGACCGAGCGCTACTGGGAAGACCATGTGCTGACCCTGCGTGAGCAGGTGGCCGCGATGCAGGAGCCACCGCTACCGGTATGA
- the argF gene encoding ornithine carbamoyltransferase: MSLRHFLTLADITAEELETLLRRAAELRALHRAGELHEPLRGRVLGMIFEKSSTRTRVSFEAGMAQLGGSAIFLSPRDTQLGRGEPIEDTARVLSGMVDAVMIRTFDHDNVERFASASSVPVINGLTDDHHPCQLLADLQTWQAHRGEIRGRKVAWMGDGNNMCRSWMQAADMLDFQLAIGCPADYVPEDLADYANSRHETSPMAAVEGADLVVTDVWASMGMEDEEQARLAAFRPYQVNEALMEAAAGEALFMHCLPAHRGEEVSAGVLDGPQSVVWEEAENRLHAQKALLEWLVTENRQ; encoded by the coding sequence ATGTCACTGCGCCATTTCCTCACCCTGGCAGACATCACTGCCGAAGAACTGGAGACGCTGCTCCGGCGGGCCGCGGAACTGCGGGCCCTGCATCGTGCCGGAGAGCTGCATGAGCCCCTGCGCGGGCGGGTGCTGGGCATGATCTTCGAGAAATCGTCCACCCGGACGCGGGTGTCTTTCGAGGCCGGCATGGCCCAGCTCGGCGGCAGCGCGATCTTTCTATCGCCGCGGGACACCCAGCTTGGCCGCGGCGAGCCCATCGAGGACACGGCCCGCGTCCTGTCCGGCATGGTCGACGCGGTGATGATCCGCACCTTCGACCACGACAACGTCGAGCGCTTCGCCAGTGCCAGCAGCGTCCCGGTGATCAACGGGCTCACCGACGACCATCATCCCTGCCAGCTCCTCGCTGATCTGCAGACCTGGCAGGCCCATCGCGGTGAGATCCGCGGACGCAAGGTGGCCTGGATGGGCGATGGCAACAACATGTGCCGCTCGTGGATGCAGGCGGCGGACATGCTCGACTTCCAGCTCGCCATCGGCTGCCCCGCGGACTACGTCCCCGAGGATCTGGCGGATTATGCCAACAGCCGTCACGAAACCAGCCCCATGGCCGCCGTCGAGGGGGCCGATCTGGTGGTCACCGATGTCTGGGCCAGCATGGGGATGGAGGACGAGGAGCAGGCCCGTCTGGCGGCCTTCCGCCCTTACCAGGTGAATGAGGCCCTGATGGAGGCCGCCGCCGGGGAAGCGCTGTTCATGCATTGCCTCCCGGCCCATCGCGGCGAGGAGGTCAGTGCCGGCGTACTCGACGGACCGCAGAGCGTGGTCTGGGAGGAGGCGGAAAACCGCCTCCATGCGCAGAAGGCCCTACTGGAGTGGCTGGTCACCGAAAACCGTCAGTGA
- a CDS encoding potassium channel family protein: MMMVIIGAGPVGVNLIEQALSGTNNELIVVESDPKLADACAENHDVRVLSMDVGDDAFVKESELARAEALIATTDDDSTNLMAVLLAKEAGVETLTSTVSRSSHTGMFRRLGVHVLGDPERLVAQHLLDITLLPEINDVTTLRGGQQIIELRLDDHSPLIGLSAAEIRERRLLNEDLELLARVRDDHTRPLADDDRLEHGDAIILFAAERLRGRRRRIFREKRQGG; encoded by the coding sequence ATGATGATGGTGATAATCGGCGCCGGGCCCGTCGGCGTCAATCTGATCGAACAGGCCCTCTCAGGGACGAACAACGAGCTCATCGTGGTCGAGAGCGACCCGAAACTGGCCGATGCCTGTGCCGAAAACCACGATGTCCGCGTCCTGTCCATGGACGTCGGCGACGATGCCTTCGTCAAGGAAAGCGAACTGGCCCGGGCAGAGGCGCTCATCGCGACCACGGACGACGACTCCACCAACCTGATGGCGGTGCTCCTGGCCAAGGAGGCGGGTGTCGAGACACTCACCAGCACGGTGAGTCGCAGCTCCCATACCGGCATGTTCCGGCGCCTGGGGGTGCATGTGCTCGGCGATCCGGAGCGTCTGGTCGCGCAGCATCTGCTCGATATCACCCTGTTGCCGGAGATCAACGATGTCACCACCCTGCGCGGTGGCCAGCAGATCATCGAGCTCCGGCTTGATGATCACTCGCCGTTGATCGGACTGAGCGCCGCGGAGATTCGCGAGCGCCGTCTCCTGAACGAGGACCTGGAGCTCCTTGCGCGGGTGCGCGATGACCACACCCGGCCGCTTGCCGACGATGATCGGCTGGAGCACGGGGATGCGATCATTCTGTTTGCGGCCGAGCGGCTGCGTGGCCGTCGTCGGCGGATCTTCCGGGAAAAACGGCAGGGCGGGTAG
- the phoU gene encoding phosphate signaling complex protein PhoU — protein sequence MDKKSFTQHISRQYNEDLEHIITRVMTMGGLVEQQLEAALDALVDGDQAKGEQVVTSDYRINAMEVELDEACTNVLARRQPTASDLRLIVAVIKTITDLERIGDEAERVGRMALHLLEEDRRRSPMAEIAALGEQVKGMVRGALDVFARMDAEQAVRVAQEDIKADAQYDSIIRHLVKDLENHPKSVPPVLDIVWATRSLERIGDRSRNICEYVVYFVRGKDVRHTSFEQMAEEATGDRH from the coding sequence ATGGACAAAAAGAGTTTCACGCAGCATATATCGCGTCAGTACAACGAGGACCTGGAGCACATCATCACCCGGGTCATGACCATGGGCGGTCTGGTCGAGCAGCAGCTCGAGGCCGCGTTGGACGCCCTGGTGGACGGCGATCAGGCCAAGGGCGAACAGGTGGTCACCTCCGACTATCGCATCAACGCCATGGAGGTGGAGCTCGACGAGGCCTGCACCAACGTCCTGGCCCGACGCCAACCCACCGCCAGCGATCTGCGACTGATCGTCGCCGTGATCAAGACCATCACCGATCTTGAGCGCATCGGCGATGAGGCCGAGCGGGTCGGGCGCATGGCGCTGCATCTGCTCGAGGAGGATCGCCGCCGCAGTCCGATGGCGGAAATCGCCGCGCTCGGCGAGCAGGTCAAGGGCATGGTGCGCGGTGCGCTGGACGTGTTTGCCCGCATGGACGCCGAGCAGGCGGTGCGGGTTGCTCAGGAGGACATCAAGGCCGACGCCCAGTACGACTCCATCATCCGCCACCTGGTGAAGGACCTCGAGAACCATCCCAAGTCGGTCCCACCGGTGCTGGATATCGTCTGGGCGACCCGTTCACTGGAGCGGATCGGTGACCGCTCGCGCAACATCTGCGAGTACGTCGTGTACTTCGTGCGCGGCAAGGATGTCCGTCACACCAGCTTCGAGCAGATGGCCGAGGAGGCCACCGGCGACCGTCACTGA
- the pstA gene encoding phosphate ABC transporter permease PstA, with translation MQRRLTGSANDPLIRARYRRESRFKAYSIAALFVAFGIIVAFFTDIISQGYSAFWQSEIRVTLDYNERAERIGRFAIPEDLREIVSRGAVRSIPLQIRNNPELAGTTRTEWVPVYSRVDQYLKGKEDLPPALASQVNELKAAGVIRTTFNWAFFTSGDSKLPELAGIFSAAVGSLLVLAVTLAFAFPIGVMSAIYLEEFAPDNKLTQAIEVNINNLAAVPSIIFGLLGLAVFINTFGVPRSSALVGGLTLGLMTLPIIIISTRAALRAVPDPIRLGAFAMGCSRWQVVRDHVLPLSLPGILTGTIIGLAQAMGETAPLIIVGMIAYIPEAPTSIFESATVLPAQIFTWASEPRKAFVEKTGAGIIVLLAILLTLNATAVFLRRKFERRW, from the coding sequence ATGCAGCGACGACTGACCGGATCGGCCAACGATCCCCTCATCCGGGCCCGCTACCGCCGCGAGTCCCGCTTCAAGGCCTATTCCATTGCGGCGCTGTTCGTGGCGTTTGGCATCATCGTGGCCTTCTTCACCGACATCATCAGCCAGGGCTACTCGGCATTCTGGCAGTCCGAGATCAGGGTTACGCTGGACTACAACGAGCGCGCCGAGCGCATCGGCCGCTTCGCCATCCCCGAAGACCTGCGCGAGATCGTCTCGCGTGGCGCGGTCCGCAGTATTCCGCTGCAGATCCGCAACAATCCGGAACTCGCCGGGACCACGCGTACTGAATGGGTACCGGTCTACAGCCGCGTCGATCAGTACCTCAAGGGCAAGGAAGACTTACCACCGGCGCTGGCGAGTCAGGTCAACGAGTTGAAGGCCGCTGGCGTCATCCGAACGACGTTCAACTGGGCGTTCTTTACCTCCGGTGACTCCAAGCTGCCGGAACTCGCGGGTATCTTCTCCGCCGCCGTGGGCTCGCTACTGGTTCTCGCGGTGACGCTGGCATTCGCTTTCCCCATTGGTGTGATGTCGGCGATCTATCTCGAGGAGTTCGCCCCGGATAACAAGCTGACGCAGGCCATCGAGGTCAATATCAACAACCTTGCGGCGGTCCCCTCGATCATCTTCGGCCTGCTGGGTCTCGCGGTGTTCATCAACACCTTTGGCGTGCCCCGCTCATCGGCGCTGGTGGGTGGCCTGACGCTGGGGTTGATGACCCTGCCGATCATCATCATCAGCACCCGCGCCGCGCTGCGGGCCGTGCCGGATCCAATCCGGCTCGGTGCCTTCGCGATGGGCTGCTCCCGATGGCAGGTGGTTCGCGATCATGTCCTGCCGTTGTCGCTGCCGGGTATCCTGACCGGCACCATCATTGGTCTGGCCCAGGCCATGGGCGAGACGGCGCCGCTGATCATCGTGGGCATGATCGCCTACATCCCCGAGGCGCCGACCAGTATTTTCGAATCGGCCACGGTGCTGCCGGCGCAGATATTCACCTGGGCCAGTGAGCCGCGCAAGGCCTTCGTCGAGAAAACGGGCGCGGGCATCATCGTGCTGCTGGCCATCCTGCTCACACTCAACGCGACGGCCGTGTTTCTGCGGCGCAAGTTCGAACGTCGCTGGTAG